Below is a genomic region from Miscanthus floridulus cultivar M001 chromosome 1, ASM1932011v1, whole genome shotgun sequence.
GGCCGAGGCTATGGAAGTGGATGGCGGCTCTGGCGCGGGGGATGCGGAGGTGGGCGTCTcggtgggaggaggaggaggaggaggcgctggGGCGGGTGGAGGAGCGCAGCAGGCCTCGCCGGCTACCGTGTTCCGGATTCGGCTCAAGCAGTCGCCCGCGAGCCTCCGGCACAAGATGCGCGTGCCCGAGCTCTGCAGAAACTTCAGGTGCGCGTGGCTGAGCATCCCTGTGCTTCCGTCTCCATATCCTTTGTTTATGCCAAAATCGAGTGTTTGTTTTGAACTCAGCTCCTGGGATCAGTGTTGGATGCCAATTACGTTAAAATTTTGGCGAGGGGTGCATGGAATAGTGGAATCACCGACTTCTGAGTCATTATGAAGAGAGTGTGTATGCGGCTGCGATTGCATTATTTCTCCTTGATCTAGAACGTTGTAAAACTTTTTTGGAGGGGCTCCTGTGGCCGTATATTATTATCTAATAACTTCAGTGTGTTCATTTTGTGAAACTGTACTGCCTTCCGTAGCTTACAATTTGAAGACCTGTTTGGGCAGGGGGAGAATTGTGGTGGTAGGGGGGATGGTTAGATCCAAATCCTTTTGAGTTTGTTCATTATTTCTTGGTTTTCTGGTTTCTTGTTTCTGTAACTGCATTTATCTGGTATGTAGCTAGGCTAGCTAGTTATTTTTATCCTAATATTACCTGGAAACTAGTTGGTGACCTTTTGCTTTGATGGGGCTCTTCACTACAGTGCAGTTGCTTGGTGTGGGAAACTGAATGCAATTGCTTGCGCATCAGAGACTTGTGCACGTATTCCAAGGTTAGAGTCCATTCAACTTCTTTCTCAGATATGTTCTGTGCCTTGATTGCCTTGCATATGTATATCATTTAAAATGTTTAAACTATGAGGTCTGTCTTATGTAGTGGAGCTTGTGGTAGAAAAGTGATGTTTCTTAAGTTGAGCAGAAACATTAGGACATAGTCCTACTGGTAAAATTATAACTCATGTATAGGTAGAGTAAACTATACAAGTAATTTATAAGGGGTGTCTGAGGACTCTGGGAGCAGGTGCTACAATACTCGTACAACAGATGACAAAAGATAGGAAAGTATAGATTGGTAacataaaaaaatcaaaacattaAGACTGGGAGTAGTAAAATGGAGACCCTCAGCAAAGAATGCTTGAGTATTCACCCTCTTAGTGGCATTTTTTTTATTCACAGTTTTTTGTATGAAATATTCTTTGGCATAAAATAATTTAAATTATTTCTCCAGCTCCAATTCAAGTCCTCCATTTTGGATTCCTATACATATCCTGAATCCAGAGAGACCAACAGAATGCTCTGTATTCAATGTGAAAGCAGGTACATGCCTTTTTATCTGCTACACaaaatattcttaactatggttTACTTGCATGTTATTCTTTGCTAGACACGCATGCCTCAATTTTCAATCCCAGTTGTATTTTAGTGGTGTAATTGTACTCAGCTTATGACTGTGTACAAGCAGATGCAGATCAAGTTTGATACTCTGTTGTCTGCTCATCTGAAATAAATATATCTATTCATTTTTATAAAAATGATGTGCTCTCAGCATATTTCACTGTAATGGTATTGTCAATTGAACAGATTCTCCACGTGACTTTGTTCAGTTCATTGAATGGTCTCCTCGGTCCTGCCCTCGTGCATTGCTAGTGGCAAATTTTCATGGGCGGATCACTATATGGACACAGCCAACAAAGGTAAGTTATTCCCTTGAGATGGATGCATCATTTCTTTTTAGAGTTAACTTTGCAGTTCAATAAGAACACGCGTTTCTCTGATAGCTGCTGAAACAAAGTTTTATATTTGATGTTATCAAATATTTTCATACTAATCACTTTATTCTGTGGTGAAGGGTCCTGTAAATCTTGTACGTGATGCAAGCTCGTGGCAGTGTGAGCATGAATGGCGTCAAGATCTTTCTGTGGTGACCAAGTGGTTGTCAGGAATTTCTCCGGTACGTTGGTAACGCACATAATACTCCATGCTGTTTACCTTCACTATTTAACATgcccacaacaacaacaacaacaacaaagcctttaagtccacTACTACAGAACTGacatctagtcccggttgggaactggttttagtcccggtttcccaaccgggactagcgttccgggactaaaggtggtgttctttagtcccggtttgccacaaccgggactaaagatccttccagctttaaaaaaaaataatgcctcccaccgctgcgccctgtgagattcgaacccaagaccttatgcactgcctcgcgcggagcttaccaccccacctacacaacacatctaacaatagatgggatgctttccttttgaactaacccatcgggggacctttagtcccggttggtgttaccaaccgggactaaagggtcctttagtccgggttggtgttaccaaccgggactaaagggtctatctttagtcccggttggtattaccaaccgggactaaaggttggaggacttttagtcccggttggtggctccaaccgggagtaaagaaacctttagtcccggttggtattaccaaccgggactaaaggaacctttagtcccgggggcaaaaaatgccgaggctaatgccaaattgggacatcgttctaaagtctgttctctagtagtggtcccaaacaagttggggtagactaTTTAACATGCCCCATTATGGTTAATTCAACAATGCTGCTGAATGACCCTGTTTTCAGTTTTCGCAGATCAGATTTCTTGAGCACCATAACAGTGCTCAGAATCATTTTATATTTGTCAAACGCAATATTCAAATTAATTGTAGTTTTTTGTTAAGATCCAGATTGCTGTTCTTACACCCTAGTCTATGTACAGGTAAATACTTTTCAAGGGCATTTCGGTCATCCTTTATTGAAAAGTGCTACTACCTAGATATGCCATCAGCCATATACACATGCCTTGGTTATAGACTTATAGTtgacaagtttttttttgtttttgataGGATAGTTGACAAGTTCTTTGTGGAAAGGGACAGGGTTGCATATACTAAgtggaggaggggggggggggggggggggtgcatcaggAAGATAGAATATATCTCAGAATTCTTTATTAACATCAATTAAAAAGGTATTCAGCCTTGAAGCATCAAATACGAAACTAAAGGAAAAATAGGAGTACAGTATCGGGTCTGTATGAGGCCTTATTGTCCTGAAAAGAATTGGATTTTAGATAGAAGAATAAGAGATACCAAGCTATAAGCCTTTAACTGCTGCTAAATTTGTTGTTCTTATTGGTCCTGCAGTATAGATGGCTTCCTACAAACTCCACTAGTTCAAACCTGAAGACCTTTGAGGAAAAATTCCTCACCCAACAGCCTCAGAGTTCAGGTTAGTGAACCAAAGTCTTATGGAATAGATTTTCTTGGCAGGTTTTGCACATATAATTTACTCCTGAAAATCTGACCTAAGCTTCTTGTTGCAGTGGGATGGCCAAGTATTCTATGTGTTTGTTCAGTTTTTTCATCAGGTTCTGTTCAGCTTCATTGGTCACAGTGGCCTTCTCAAAACTCAGCACATCCTAGATGGTTTTCTACTAGCAAAGGGCTTCTTGGAGCAGGACCCAGTGGCATAATGGCTGCTGATGCTATTGTAACAGAATCTGGAGCTTTACATGTTGCTGGGGTACCCCTTGTTAATCCATCCACTGTAGTTGTTTGGGAAGTGATGCCAGGTCATGGAAATGGTATTCAGGCAACTGCGAAGATAAATGCAACAAGTTCTGTTCCTCCGTCTCTGAATCCCCCTTCATGGCCTGGTTTTGCTCCGCTAGCGGCCTACCTATTTTCTTTGCAAGATTATCTTGTTTCTGAGGGTGCACAAACAAAAAAGCTGTTAGACAATGAGACTACTGAGGCTGCATCAATCCATTGTTGTCCAGTTTCTAATTTTTCAGCTTATGTCAGTCCAGAAGCAGCTGCACAGTCAGCTACTACCACGACCTGGGGGTCTGGGGTCACTTCAGTTGCTTTTGATCCGACTCGTGGAGGATCAGTCATTACAGTTGTAATAGTTGAAGGTGAGAATACAACTCCATTCAGGAGATGACCTAGTTCTGGTGCGATATATTTTTGTATCTCAAGTCACAGTAATAATCCATTTTTTTCTGAAACATGACATGAATGTAATATCATTAGTGTTCTCCTACACTTCATGGTCACATACTATGTACCTCCAAAGGTCCACCATTCTTCTCCccgccaaaaagaaaaaaaagaacgcACATGCACACACTTGTGTGCATGAAAACAACTCTTACTAAATTTAACTGTATATGTCTTGAATTGGAATTAGATGAGAGATGGATCTCAGTACACATGTGCTCAGCTTTTATTCTAACTGCCATGTTTCTTAATTCTTACAATCTGTGCCATATTCTAGAACATGAGTTCTCAATCAGCAACTGTTCAATTTACATTCTTTTTACTAACTTTTTGTGCATCAGTTGTGATAGCTGCTGTTTATTTACATTTTGATGATCTTTATATTACTTCTTGCAGGGCAGTACATGTCTCCTTATGATCCTGATGAAGGACCTTCTATCACTGGATGGAGGGTGCAATGCTGGGAATCTTCGCGTCAACCTGTTGTTCTTCATCCAATATTTGGAAGCCCTACTAGCTTAGGTGGGCAGCCTCCCATGCAAACTGTTTGGTCTACTAGAGTTAATAAAAGCATTCCACCAACAGAGGACCTTAAAAATCCTCAAACATATGTTCCGATGCCAACAACATCAGATGAACGGAGCTCCTCTGAGTGCAGTGTTGACAGAGCAAACAGACTCAGCTTTGACCCTTATGATCTTCCAAATGATGTTAGACAACTGGCTCAAATAGTTTATTCTGCTCATGGTGGTGAAGTTGCCGTTGCTTTCCTCCGTGGAGGAGTGCATATTTTCTCAGGTCCAAATTTTGATCAGGTTGACAGCTACCATGTCAACGTTGGCTCTGCTATTGCTCCACCAGCCTTTTCGTCAAGCAGTTGCTGCTTGGCATCAGTTTGGCATGACACGCTCAAAGATCGAACTATACTGAAGATAATACGTGTTCTTCCTCCTGCAATTTTTAGCACGCAAACAAAGATCAGCTCAGCAGCATGGGAGCGTGCAATAGCAGATAGGTATGTTACCAAATTTATAGACACTGATTCCTAATTAGTACACCAAATGATTACGTTGTCCTAAAcctcatatatttatatatgataTGAGGGAGTGTGATTTTGTATCTTTGTGATAATTAGATAATTTTGTATCTCTTGTTGGGGGTTCATGTCTACCGTAACCCAACTTGATTGAGGCCAAAGGCTTTGTTGTTCCTATATTTCATTGATAATGTATATTTCTGGCAGATTTTGGTGGAGTCTATTGGCTGGAGTTGATTGGTGGGATGCTGTCGGTTGTACACAGAGTGCTGCCGAAGATGGTATAGGTAAGGGAATTGCTGACAATGATATGCTTTAGTGTGTAGTCTATGCTATCCAATTGGTTTTAATTTTCCTGTGTTTTGCGTGTTGGAGGCTGAGCTATAGTAATAAAGTTGATTCTCATGTGCAACAGTTCATCTACAAGCACATTTGGGGGTTTATACTCTATGGAGATTAAAAAGTGACCTAGTATTTGACAGTTCTAATGAAGACATCATTTCTTAGTGGAATAAATATTTGGTTGTGCTTATTTTTTTGTCCTGTATTGTTTCCATGAGATAACATTGAAGTATTGAACTGGTAAATTCTGTATTTGGCATATATTGAATTTCCCTTTATATTCCTTCACTCGCTCACCCCTGGTTCCTAAAGCTTTGTGTGGTTGTTTAGGTAGTAGTAGTTTTTCCATTTTGACTGTGGCGCAATTGATTCTTTCTCATAAACGTGTTTGTGTTGGGGGTGTTTGCGAGTGGATTTTGGTCTCTCCCTTGTACCAGGATTAGGCGCATGCCTCTCCTATGCAGTTTTtctctcttcttaatgaaatgatgaCACACAGCTGTCCTGCGTCGTTCTAGAAAAAAATATTCCTACAAACTGTATTCCTTTGTACTTTGTTAGTTTATTTCCATATGTGATGCTATTTTCTTAGCAAATAGAATGTGTTTTTAATCTGTATAATTGTCTATGGAAAACTAATGTACTTGTTTCTT
It encodes:
- the LOC136533707 gene encoding mediator of RNA polymerase II transcription subunit 16-like isoform X1, which codes for MTSSAPPNPSPVPVPTPIPTANGTASSPKDQPPPPQQQQQQGGGQEEAAAADGGGAEAAEAGIAAGVAAEAMEVDGGSGAGDAEVGVSVGGGGGGGAGAGGGAQQASPATVFRIRLKQSPASLRHKMRVPELCRNFSAVAWCGKLNAIACASETCARIPSSNSSPPFWIPIHILNPERPTECSVFNVKADSPRDFVQFIEWSPRSCPRALLVANFHGRITIWTQPTKGPVNLVRDASSWQCEHEWRQDLSVVTKWLSGISPYRWLPTNSTSSNLKTFEEKFLTQQPQSSVGWPSILCVCSVFSSGSVQLHWSQWPSQNSAHPRWFSTSKGLLGAGPSGIMAADAIVTESGALHVAGVPLVNPSTVVVWEVMPGHGNGIQATAKINATSSVPPSLNPPSWPGFAPLAAYLFSLQDYLVSEGAQTKKLLDNETTEAASIHCCPVSNFSAYVSPEAAAQSATTTTWGSGVTSVAFDPTRGGSVITVVIVEGQYMSPYDPDEGPSITGWRVQCWESSRQPVVLHPIFGSPTSLGGQPPMQTVWSTRVNKSIPPTEDLKNPQTYVPMPTTSDERSSSECSVDRANRLSFDPYDLPNDVRQLAQIVYSAHGGEVAVAFLRGGVHIFSGPNFDQVDSYHVNVGSAIAPPAFSSSSCCLASVWHDTLKDRTILKIIRVLPPAIFSTQTKISSAAWERAIADRFWWSLLAGVDWWDAVGCTQSAAEDGIVSLNSVIAFLDADFHSLPTMQQRQQHCPNLDRIKCRLLEGTNAQDVRALVLDMQARLLLDMLGKGIESALTNPSTLLPEPWQASSDMLSSIEPDKMTVEPALLLSIQGYVDAVLDLASHFITRLRRYASFCRTLASHVGPSSTTGASRNMVTSPTNSSPSPSNNQGNQGGSTTSATGNSQMQEWVQGAIAKISNNSDGAATATQNPMSTRSSFMPISINTGTFPGTPAVRLIGDCHFLHRLCQLLLFCLLFRRRQSPRLLANLQKNQDSAIQKIQHMMNAKTEDNSTTVRSGLGAAKVEDGQSTRGRQFVLGAKGPEENPIGKSVRIGSGNAGQGYTSDEVKVLFLILVDLCRRTSTLPHPLPASQVGSNSIIIRLHYIDGNYTVLPEVVEASLGPHMQNMPRPRGADAAGLLLRELELQPPAEEWHRRNMFGGPWSEPDDFGPLVNMPRLKISGSINSHLSDMEEDAGSSVGIHSLWPRKRRLSERDAAFGLKTSVGLGGYLGVMGSRRDVVTAVWRTGLDGEWYKCIRCLRQTCAFAHPGAPNQTNEREAWWISRFSHACPMCGGSWVKVV